The genomic interval GAGGAGGACGGCGAGCACGGCCTGTGGCGCGTCCGCCAGACGTTCGCCGACCCGAACAGCGACCATGACTGGGGTATCAGTGCCGAGGTCGATCTCGTGGCCTCCGACGAGGAGGGGCGGGCGGTCGTCCGCGTCACCTCTGTCGGTCAGCTCTAGAAGCGCAGGCTCTGGAAGCGCCGACTCTGGAAGCGCCGACTCTGGAAACATCGGCTCTGGAAACATCAGCAGTAACAGCGTCTGCGGTAGAACCAAGGAGAAGCTCCCGGTGACGACGAATCCCGCCGAACGGCTCGTTGATCTGCTCGACCTGGAGCAGATCGAGGTCAACATCTTCCGCGGCCGCAGCCCGCAGGAGTCCCTGCAACGGGTCTTCGGCGGGCAGGTCGCCGGCCAGGCCCTGGTCGCGGCCGGCCGTACGACCGAGGGCGAACGGCCCGTGCACTCGCTGCACGCCTACTTCCTGCGGCCGGGCCACCCCGGTGTGCCGATCGTCTACCAGGTGGAGCGGGTGCGGGACGGGCGTTCCTTCACGACCCGCCGGGTCACGGCCGTCCAGCAGGGCCGCACGATCTTCAACCTCACCGCCTCCTTCCACCAGCCGGAGGAGGCCGCCTTCGAGCACCAGCTGCCGCCGCGTCTGGAGTTCCCGGAGCCGGATTCGCTGCCGAAGGTCGTCGACGAGATCCGTGAGCACCTCGGGACGCTGCCCGAGTCTCTGGAGCGGATGGCGCGGCGCCAGCCGTTCGACATCCGGTACGTCGACCGGCTGCGCTGGACGACCGAGCAGGTCAAGGAAGCGGATCCGCGCAGCGCCGTGTGGATGCGGGCGGTCGGACCGCTGGGCGACGACCAGCTCGTGCATACGTGCGCGCTGGCGTACGCGAGCGACATGACGCTGCTCGACGCGGTCCGTATCCCGATCGAGCCGCTGTGGGGGCCGCGCAATTTCGACATCGCGTCGCTGGACCACGCGATGTGGTTCCACCGGCCTTTCCGGGCGGACGAGTGGTTCCTGTACGACCAGGAGTCTCCCATCGCGACCGGCGCCCGGGGACTGGCGCGCGGCCGCAT from Streptomyces spiramyceticus carries:
- a CDS encoding acyl-CoA thioesterase, coding for MTTNPAERLVDLLDLEQIEVNIFRGRSPQESLQRVFGGQVAGQALVAAGRTTEGERPVHSLHAYFLRPGHPGVPIVYQVERVRDGRSFTTRRVTAVQQGRTIFNLTASFHQPEEAAFEHQLPPRLEFPEPDSLPKVVDEIREHLGTLPESLERMARRQPFDIRYVDRLRWTTEQVKEADPRSAVWMRAVGPLGDDQLVHTCALAYASDMTLLDAVRIPIEPLWGPRNFDIASLDHAMWFHRPFRADEWFLYDQESPIATGARGLARGRIYDRAGNLLVSVVQEGLFRRLPA